The following are encoded together in the Labrus mixtus chromosome 2, fLabMix1.1, whole genome shotgun sequence genome:
- the LOC132993428 gene encoding serum response factor-like isoform X1, with the protein MLLGSGAGMSSRTGSGLTSGPHTASGTEEDRFEEREFSTEVVYSGSEPDSESGDDEDTVGSGGDRRGVKRERREREVGRQSAGSSGGHSGAYCGLSPGVPGAKPGKKTRGRVKIKMEFIDNKLRRYTTFSKRKTGIMKKVSSPGQAYELSTLTGTQVLLLVASETGHVYTFATRKLQPMITSETGKALIQTCLNSPDSPPRSDPSSDQRMSATGFEETDLTYQVSEADGCPEVAKDLNKPAFTLSTGNTQALPPPSSSSSSVSLQLQTSAPSWQPPSSTNGTVLKTSAGIMLPGSLTLMSGATLPPGTHTIPLSQLQGSMAPLHSSPTQQTTLLRLPTTVSLSGGVSQQLQTIQVQSSSDTHSPASSAGTTNRVPASIITTSASSVAGHMMYPGGHTVMYATPTSSLGDGSLTLLNTFPSTGHAQQHDPGSLPQVFLTSLPPVATQIPMSAVQLHPMVISQQSSSSNLTELQVVSLDVHQSKED; encoded by the exons ATGCTATTGGGGAGCGGCGCTGGAATGAGTAGCAGAACCGGCTCCGGGCTGACGTCCGGACCTCACACAGCCTCCGGGACCGAGGAGGACCGGTTCGAGGAACGGGAATTCAGCACCGAGGTGGTCTACAGCGGCTCCGAACCAGACTCTGAATCAGGGGACGATGAGGACACGGTGGGCTCCGGTGGGGACAGGAGGGGGGTGAAgcgggagaggagggagagggaggtcGGGCGGCAGTCAGCCGGCTCCTCCGGGGGCCACAGCGGGGCTTACTGCGGGCTCAGCCCCGGGGTACCAGGGGCCAAACCCGGGAAGAAAACCAGAGGGAGAGTGAAAATCAAGATGGAGTTCATTGACAACAAACTGAGGAGATACACCACTTTCAGCAAGAGGAAGACAGGTATCATGAAGAAGGTGAGCTCACCTGGACAG GCGTACGAGCTGTCCACGCTGACGGGCACTCAGGTGTTGCTGCTGGTTGCCAGTGAGACGGGTCACGTGTACACGTTTGCTACGAGGAAGCTGCAGCCGATGATCACGTCAGAGACCGGCAAAGCTCTGATCCAGACCTGCCTAAACTCCCCCGACTCCCCGCCACGCTCAGACCCCTCCTCCGACCAGAGGATGAGCGCCACGGGCTTCGAGGAGACCGACCTCACCTACCAGGTTTCTGAGGCTGACGGCTGCCCTGAGGTTGCCAAG GATCTGAACAAACCAGCATTCACTTTGTCCACGGGCAACACGCAGgccctgccccccccctcctcctcctcctcctcggtgtCCCTGCAGTTGCAGACCAGCGCCCCCTCCTGGCAGCCGCCCTCCTCCACCAACGGCACCGTGCTGAAGACTTCGGCTGGCATCATGCTTCCTGGAAGCCTCACCTTGATGTCAG GTGCCACTCTGCCCCCCGGCACACACACCATCCCCCTCAGCCAGCTGCAGGGCTCAATGGCCCCACTGCACTCCTCACCCACACAGCAGACCACGCTGCTCCGCCTCCCCACCACCGTGTCACTGTCAG GTGGAGTCTCTCAGCAGCTACAGACCATCCAGGTGCAGAGCAGCTCAGACACCCACAGCCCCGCCTCCTCCGCAGGTACAACAAACAGAGTCCCGG cctccatCATCACCACCTCCGCCTCCTCAGTCGCAGGTCACATGATGTACCCCGGCGGTCACACGGTCATGTATGCCACGCCCACATCCTCTCTGGGCGACGGAAGCCTCACCTTGCTCAACACCTTCCCCTCCACAGGACACGCCCAGCAACATGACCCCG gttctCTCCCGCAGGTGTTTCTCACCTCTCTGCCGCCTGTCGCCACCCAGATCCCGATGTCTGCAGTGCAGCTGCAcccg aTGGTGATCagtcagcagagcagcagcagtaacTTGACGGAGCTGCAGGTCGTCAGTCTGGACGTCCACCAATCAAAAGAGGACTGA
- the LOC132993428 gene encoding serum response factor-like isoform X4, with amino-acid sequence MLLGSGAGMSSRTGSGLTSGPHTASGTEEDRFEEREFSTEVVYSGSEPDSESGDDEDTVGSGGDRRGVKRERREREVGRQSAGSSGGHSGAYCGLSPGVPGAKPGKKTRGRVKIKMEFIDNKLRRYTTFSKRKTGIMKKAYELSTLTGTQVLLLVASETGHVYTFATRKLQPMITSETGKALIQTCLNSPDSPPRSDPSSDQRMSATGFEETDLTYQVSEADGCPEVAKDLNKPAFTLSTGNTQALPPPSSSSSSVSLQLQTSAPSWQPPSSTNGTVLKTSAGIMLPGSLTLMSGATLPPGTHTIPLSQLQGSMAPLHSSPTQQTTLLRLPTTVSLSGGVSQQLQTIQVQSSSDTHSPASSAASIITTSASSVAGHMMYPGGHTVMYATPTSSLGDGSLTLLNTFPSTGHAQQHDPGSLPQVFLTSLPPVATQIPMSAVQLHPMVISQQSSSSNLTELQVVSLDVHQSKED; translated from the exons ATGCTATTGGGGAGCGGCGCTGGAATGAGTAGCAGAACCGGCTCCGGGCTGACGTCCGGACCTCACACAGCCTCCGGGACCGAGGAGGACCGGTTCGAGGAACGGGAATTCAGCACCGAGGTGGTCTACAGCGGCTCCGAACCAGACTCTGAATCAGGGGACGATGAGGACACGGTGGGCTCCGGTGGGGACAGGAGGGGGGTGAAgcgggagaggagggagagggaggtcGGGCGGCAGTCAGCCGGCTCCTCCGGGGGCCACAGCGGGGCTTACTGCGGGCTCAGCCCCGGGGTACCAGGGGCCAAACCCGGGAAGAAAACCAGAGGGAGAGTGAAAATCAAGATGGAGTTCATTGACAACAAACTGAGGAGATACACCACTTTCAGCAAGAGGAAGACAGGTATCATGAAGAAG GCGTACGAGCTGTCCACGCTGACGGGCACTCAGGTGTTGCTGCTGGTTGCCAGTGAGACGGGTCACGTGTACACGTTTGCTACGAGGAAGCTGCAGCCGATGATCACGTCAGAGACCGGCAAAGCTCTGATCCAGACCTGCCTAAACTCCCCCGACTCCCCGCCACGCTCAGACCCCTCCTCCGACCAGAGGATGAGCGCCACGGGCTTCGAGGAGACCGACCTCACCTACCAGGTTTCTGAGGCTGACGGCTGCCCTGAGGTTGCCAAG GATCTGAACAAACCAGCATTCACTTTGTCCACGGGCAACACGCAGgccctgccccccccctcctcctcctcctcctcggtgtCCCTGCAGTTGCAGACCAGCGCCCCCTCCTGGCAGCCGCCCTCCTCCACCAACGGCACCGTGCTGAAGACTTCGGCTGGCATCATGCTTCCTGGAAGCCTCACCTTGATGTCAG GTGCCACTCTGCCCCCCGGCACACACACCATCCCCCTCAGCCAGCTGCAGGGCTCAATGGCCCCACTGCACTCCTCACCCACACAGCAGACCACGCTGCTCCGCCTCCCCACCACCGTGTCACTGTCAG GTGGAGTCTCTCAGCAGCTACAGACCATCCAGGTGCAGAGCAGCTCAGACACCCACAGCCCCGCCTCCTCCGCAG cctccatCATCACCACCTCCGCCTCCTCAGTCGCAGGTCACATGATGTACCCCGGCGGTCACACGGTCATGTATGCCACGCCCACATCCTCTCTGGGCGACGGAAGCCTCACCTTGCTCAACACCTTCCCCTCCACAGGACACGCCCAGCAACATGACCCCG gttctCTCCCGCAGGTGTTTCTCACCTCTCTGCCGCCTGTCGCCACCCAGATCCCGATGTCTGCAGTGCAGCTGCAcccg aTGGTGATCagtcagcagagcagcagcagtaacTTGACGGAGCTGCAGGTCGTCAGTCTGGACGTCCACCAATCAAAAGAGGACTGA
- the LOC132993428 gene encoding serum response factor-like isoform X5: protein MLLGSGAGMSSRTGSGLTSGPHTASGTEEDRFEEREFSTEVVYSGSEPDSESGDDEDTVGSGGDRRGVKRERREREVGRQSAGSSGGHSGAYCGLSPGVPGAKPGKKTRGRVKIKMEFIDNKLRRYTTFSKRKTGIMKKVSSPGQAYELSTLTGTQVLLLVASETGHVYTFATRKLQPMITSETGKALIQTCLNSPDSPPRSDPSSDQRMSATGFEETDLTYQVSEADGCPEVAKDLNKPAFTLSTGNTQALPPPSSSSSSVSLQLQTSAPSWQPPSSTNGTVLKTSAGIMLPGSLTLMSGGVSQQLQTIQVQSSSDTHSPASSAGTTNRVPASIITTSASSVAGHMMYPGGHTVMYATPTSSLGDGSLTLLNTFPSTGHAQQHDPGSLPQVFLTSLPPVATQIPMSAVQLHPMVISQQSSSSNLTELQVVSLDVHQSKED from the exons ATGCTATTGGGGAGCGGCGCTGGAATGAGTAGCAGAACCGGCTCCGGGCTGACGTCCGGACCTCACACAGCCTCCGGGACCGAGGAGGACCGGTTCGAGGAACGGGAATTCAGCACCGAGGTGGTCTACAGCGGCTCCGAACCAGACTCTGAATCAGGGGACGATGAGGACACGGTGGGCTCCGGTGGGGACAGGAGGGGGGTGAAgcgggagaggagggagagggaggtcGGGCGGCAGTCAGCCGGCTCCTCCGGGGGCCACAGCGGGGCTTACTGCGGGCTCAGCCCCGGGGTACCAGGGGCCAAACCCGGGAAGAAAACCAGAGGGAGAGTGAAAATCAAGATGGAGTTCATTGACAACAAACTGAGGAGATACACCACTTTCAGCAAGAGGAAGACAGGTATCATGAAGAAGGTGAGCTCACCTGGACAG GCGTACGAGCTGTCCACGCTGACGGGCACTCAGGTGTTGCTGCTGGTTGCCAGTGAGACGGGTCACGTGTACACGTTTGCTACGAGGAAGCTGCAGCCGATGATCACGTCAGAGACCGGCAAAGCTCTGATCCAGACCTGCCTAAACTCCCCCGACTCCCCGCCACGCTCAGACCCCTCCTCCGACCAGAGGATGAGCGCCACGGGCTTCGAGGAGACCGACCTCACCTACCAGGTTTCTGAGGCTGACGGCTGCCCTGAGGTTGCCAAG GATCTGAACAAACCAGCATTCACTTTGTCCACGGGCAACACGCAGgccctgccccccccctcctcctcctcctcctcggtgtCCCTGCAGTTGCAGACCAGCGCCCCCTCCTGGCAGCCGCCCTCCTCCACCAACGGCACCGTGCTGAAGACTTCGGCTGGCATCATGCTTCCTGGAAGCCTCACCTTGATGTCAG GTGGAGTCTCTCAGCAGCTACAGACCATCCAGGTGCAGAGCAGCTCAGACACCCACAGCCCCGCCTCCTCCGCAGGTACAACAAACAGAGTCCCGG cctccatCATCACCACCTCCGCCTCCTCAGTCGCAGGTCACATGATGTACCCCGGCGGTCACACGGTCATGTATGCCACGCCCACATCCTCTCTGGGCGACGGAAGCCTCACCTTGCTCAACACCTTCCCCTCCACAGGACACGCCCAGCAACATGACCCCG gttctCTCCCGCAGGTGTTTCTCACCTCTCTGCCGCCTGTCGCCACCCAGATCCCGATGTCTGCAGTGCAGCTGCAcccg aTGGTGATCagtcagcagagcagcagcagtaacTTGACGGAGCTGCAGGTCGTCAGTCTGGACGTCCACCAATCAAAAGAGGACTGA
- the LOC132993428 gene encoding serum response factor-like isoform X2: MLLGSGAGMSSRTGSGLTSGPHTASGTEEDRFEEREFSTEVVYSGSEPDSESGDDEDTVGSGGDRRGVKRERREREVGRQSAGSSGGHSGAYCGLSPGVPGAKPGKKTRGRVKIKMEFIDNKLRRYTTFSKRKTGIMKKAYELSTLTGTQVLLLVASETGHVYTFATRKLQPMITSETGKALIQTCLNSPDSPPRSDPSSDQRMSATGFEETDLTYQVSEADGCPEVAKDLNKPAFTLSTGNTQALPPPSSSSSSVSLQLQTSAPSWQPPSSTNGTVLKTSAGIMLPGSLTLMSGATLPPGTHTIPLSQLQGSMAPLHSSPTQQTTLLRLPTTVSLSGGVSQQLQTIQVQSSSDTHSPASSAGTTNRVPASIITTSASSVAGHMMYPGGHTVMYATPTSSLGDGSLTLLNTFPSTGHAQQHDPGSLPQVFLTSLPPVATQIPMSAVQLHPMVISQQSSSSNLTELQVVSLDVHQSKED, from the exons ATGCTATTGGGGAGCGGCGCTGGAATGAGTAGCAGAACCGGCTCCGGGCTGACGTCCGGACCTCACACAGCCTCCGGGACCGAGGAGGACCGGTTCGAGGAACGGGAATTCAGCACCGAGGTGGTCTACAGCGGCTCCGAACCAGACTCTGAATCAGGGGACGATGAGGACACGGTGGGCTCCGGTGGGGACAGGAGGGGGGTGAAgcgggagaggagggagagggaggtcGGGCGGCAGTCAGCCGGCTCCTCCGGGGGCCACAGCGGGGCTTACTGCGGGCTCAGCCCCGGGGTACCAGGGGCCAAACCCGGGAAGAAAACCAGAGGGAGAGTGAAAATCAAGATGGAGTTCATTGACAACAAACTGAGGAGATACACCACTTTCAGCAAGAGGAAGACAGGTATCATGAAGAAG GCGTACGAGCTGTCCACGCTGACGGGCACTCAGGTGTTGCTGCTGGTTGCCAGTGAGACGGGTCACGTGTACACGTTTGCTACGAGGAAGCTGCAGCCGATGATCACGTCAGAGACCGGCAAAGCTCTGATCCAGACCTGCCTAAACTCCCCCGACTCCCCGCCACGCTCAGACCCCTCCTCCGACCAGAGGATGAGCGCCACGGGCTTCGAGGAGACCGACCTCACCTACCAGGTTTCTGAGGCTGACGGCTGCCCTGAGGTTGCCAAG GATCTGAACAAACCAGCATTCACTTTGTCCACGGGCAACACGCAGgccctgccccccccctcctcctcctcctcctcggtgtCCCTGCAGTTGCAGACCAGCGCCCCCTCCTGGCAGCCGCCCTCCTCCACCAACGGCACCGTGCTGAAGACTTCGGCTGGCATCATGCTTCCTGGAAGCCTCACCTTGATGTCAG GTGCCACTCTGCCCCCCGGCACACACACCATCCCCCTCAGCCAGCTGCAGGGCTCAATGGCCCCACTGCACTCCTCACCCACACAGCAGACCACGCTGCTCCGCCTCCCCACCACCGTGTCACTGTCAG GTGGAGTCTCTCAGCAGCTACAGACCATCCAGGTGCAGAGCAGCTCAGACACCCACAGCCCCGCCTCCTCCGCAGGTACAACAAACAGAGTCCCGG cctccatCATCACCACCTCCGCCTCCTCAGTCGCAGGTCACATGATGTACCCCGGCGGTCACACGGTCATGTATGCCACGCCCACATCCTCTCTGGGCGACGGAAGCCTCACCTTGCTCAACACCTTCCCCTCCACAGGACACGCCCAGCAACATGACCCCG gttctCTCCCGCAGGTGTTTCTCACCTCTCTGCCGCCTGTCGCCACCCAGATCCCGATGTCTGCAGTGCAGCTGCAcccg aTGGTGATCagtcagcagagcagcagcagtaacTTGACGGAGCTGCAGGTCGTCAGTCTGGACGTCCACCAATCAAAAGAGGACTGA
- the LOC132993428 gene encoding serum response factor-like isoform X6 has protein sequence MLLGSGAGMSSRTGSGLTSGPHTASGTEEDRFEEREFSTEVVYSGSEPDSESGDDEDTVGSGGDRRGVKRERREREVGRQSAGSSGGHSGAYCGLSPGVPGAKPGKKTRGRVKIKMEFIDNKLRRYTTFSKRKTGIMKKVSSPGQAYELSTLTGTQVLLLVASETGHVYTFATRKLQPMITSETGKALIQTCLNSPDSPPRSDPSSDQRMSATGFEETDLTYQVSEADGCPEVAKDLNKPAFTLSTGNTQALPPPSSSSSSVSLQLQTSAPSWQPPSSTNGTVLKTSAGIMLPGSLTLMSGGVSQQLQTIQVQSSSDTHSPASSAASIITTSASSVAGHMMYPGGHTVMYATPTSSLGDGSLTLLNTFPSTGHAQQHDPGSLPQVFLTSLPPVATQIPMSAVQLHPMVISQQSSSSNLTELQVVSLDVHQSKED, from the exons ATGCTATTGGGGAGCGGCGCTGGAATGAGTAGCAGAACCGGCTCCGGGCTGACGTCCGGACCTCACACAGCCTCCGGGACCGAGGAGGACCGGTTCGAGGAACGGGAATTCAGCACCGAGGTGGTCTACAGCGGCTCCGAACCAGACTCTGAATCAGGGGACGATGAGGACACGGTGGGCTCCGGTGGGGACAGGAGGGGGGTGAAgcgggagaggagggagagggaggtcGGGCGGCAGTCAGCCGGCTCCTCCGGGGGCCACAGCGGGGCTTACTGCGGGCTCAGCCCCGGGGTACCAGGGGCCAAACCCGGGAAGAAAACCAGAGGGAGAGTGAAAATCAAGATGGAGTTCATTGACAACAAACTGAGGAGATACACCACTTTCAGCAAGAGGAAGACAGGTATCATGAAGAAGGTGAGCTCACCTGGACAG GCGTACGAGCTGTCCACGCTGACGGGCACTCAGGTGTTGCTGCTGGTTGCCAGTGAGACGGGTCACGTGTACACGTTTGCTACGAGGAAGCTGCAGCCGATGATCACGTCAGAGACCGGCAAAGCTCTGATCCAGACCTGCCTAAACTCCCCCGACTCCCCGCCACGCTCAGACCCCTCCTCCGACCAGAGGATGAGCGCCACGGGCTTCGAGGAGACCGACCTCACCTACCAGGTTTCTGAGGCTGACGGCTGCCCTGAGGTTGCCAAG GATCTGAACAAACCAGCATTCACTTTGTCCACGGGCAACACGCAGgccctgccccccccctcctcctcctcctcctcggtgtCCCTGCAGTTGCAGACCAGCGCCCCCTCCTGGCAGCCGCCCTCCTCCACCAACGGCACCGTGCTGAAGACTTCGGCTGGCATCATGCTTCCTGGAAGCCTCACCTTGATGTCAG GTGGAGTCTCTCAGCAGCTACAGACCATCCAGGTGCAGAGCAGCTCAGACACCCACAGCCCCGCCTCCTCCGCAG cctccatCATCACCACCTCCGCCTCCTCAGTCGCAGGTCACATGATGTACCCCGGCGGTCACACGGTCATGTATGCCACGCCCACATCCTCTCTGGGCGACGGAAGCCTCACCTTGCTCAACACCTTCCCCTCCACAGGACACGCCCAGCAACATGACCCCG gttctCTCCCGCAGGTGTTTCTCACCTCTCTGCCGCCTGTCGCCACCCAGATCCCGATGTCTGCAGTGCAGCTGCAcccg aTGGTGATCagtcagcagagcagcagcagtaacTTGACGGAGCTGCAGGTCGTCAGTCTGGACGTCCACCAATCAAAAGAGGACTGA
- the LOC132993428 gene encoding serum response factor-like isoform X3 — MLLGSGAGMSSRTGSGLTSGPHTASGTEEDRFEEREFSTEVVYSGSEPDSESGDDEDTVGSGGDRRGVKRERREREVGRQSAGSSGGHSGAYCGLSPGVPGAKPGKKTRGRVKIKMEFIDNKLRRYTTFSKRKTGIMKKVSSPGQAYELSTLTGTQVLLLVASETGHVYTFATRKLQPMITSETGKALIQTCLNSPDSPPRSDPSSDQRMSATGFEETDLTYQVSEADGCPEVAKDLNKPAFTLSTGNTQALPPPSSSSSSVSLQLQTSAPSWQPPSSTNGTVLKTSAGIMLPGSLTLMSGATLPPGTHTIPLSQLQGSMAPLHSSPTQQTTLLRLPTTVSLSGGVSQQLQTIQVQSSSDTHSPASSAASIITTSASSVAGHMMYPGGHTVMYATPTSSLGDGSLTLLNTFPSTGHAQQHDPGSLPQVFLTSLPPVATQIPMSAVQLHPMVISQQSSSSNLTELQVVSLDVHQSKED, encoded by the exons ATGCTATTGGGGAGCGGCGCTGGAATGAGTAGCAGAACCGGCTCCGGGCTGACGTCCGGACCTCACACAGCCTCCGGGACCGAGGAGGACCGGTTCGAGGAACGGGAATTCAGCACCGAGGTGGTCTACAGCGGCTCCGAACCAGACTCTGAATCAGGGGACGATGAGGACACGGTGGGCTCCGGTGGGGACAGGAGGGGGGTGAAgcgggagaggagggagagggaggtcGGGCGGCAGTCAGCCGGCTCCTCCGGGGGCCACAGCGGGGCTTACTGCGGGCTCAGCCCCGGGGTACCAGGGGCCAAACCCGGGAAGAAAACCAGAGGGAGAGTGAAAATCAAGATGGAGTTCATTGACAACAAACTGAGGAGATACACCACTTTCAGCAAGAGGAAGACAGGTATCATGAAGAAGGTGAGCTCACCTGGACAG GCGTACGAGCTGTCCACGCTGACGGGCACTCAGGTGTTGCTGCTGGTTGCCAGTGAGACGGGTCACGTGTACACGTTTGCTACGAGGAAGCTGCAGCCGATGATCACGTCAGAGACCGGCAAAGCTCTGATCCAGACCTGCCTAAACTCCCCCGACTCCCCGCCACGCTCAGACCCCTCCTCCGACCAGAGGATGAGCGCCACGGGCTTCGAGGAGACCGACCTCACCTACCAGGTTTCTGAGGCTGACGGCTGCCCTGAGGTTGCCAAG GATCTGAACAAACCAGCATTCACTTTGTCCACGGGCAACACGCAGgccctgccccccccctcctcctcctcctcctcggtgtCCCTGCAGTTGCAGACCAGCGCCCCCTCCTGGCAGCCGCCCTCCTCCACCAACGGCACCGTGCTGAAGACTTCGGCTGGCATCATGCTTCCTGGAAGCCTCACCTTGATGTCAG GTGCCACTCTGCCCCCCGGCACACACACCATCCCCCTCAGCCAGCTGCAGGGCTCAATGGCCCCACTGCACTCCTCACCCACACAGCAGACCACGCTGCTCCGCCTCCCCACCACCGTGTCACTGTCAG GTGGAGTCTCTCAGCAGCTACAGACCATCCAGGTGCAGAGCAGCTCAGACACCCACAGCCCCGCCTCCTCCGCAG cctccatCATCACCACCTCCGCCTCCTCAGTCGCAGGTCACATGATGTACCCCGGCGGTCACACGGTCATGTATGCCACGCCCACATCCTCTCTGGGCGACGGAAGCCTCACCTTGCTCAACACCTTCCCCTCCACAGGACACGCCCAGCAACATGACCCCG gttctCTCCCGCAGGTGTTTCTCACCTCTCTGCCGCCTGTCGCCACCCAGATCCCGATGTCTGCAGTGCAGCTGCAcccg aTGGTGATCagtcagcagagcagcagcagtaacTTGACGGAGCTGCAGGTCGTCAGTCTGGACGTCCACCAATCAAAAGAGGACTGA
- the eif4a3 gene encoding eukaryotic initiation factor 4A-III: MAAAGTQGRKRLLREEDMTKVEFETSEEVDVTPTFDTMGLREDLLRGIYAYGFEKPSAIQQRAIKQIIKGRDVIAQSQSGTGKTATFCVSVLQCLDIQVRETQALILAPTRELAGQIQKVLLALGDYMNVQCHACIGGTNVGEDIRKLDYGQHVVAGTPGRVFDMIRRRSLRTRAIKMLVLDEADEMLNKGFKEQIYDVYRYLPPATQVCLISATLPHEILEMTNKFMTDPIRILVKRDELTLEGIKQFFVAVEREEWKFDTLCDLYDTLTITQAVIFCNTKRKVDWLTEKMREANFTVSSMHGDMPQKERESIMKEFRSGASRVLISTDVWARGLDVPQVSLIINYDLPNNRELYIHRIGRSGRYGRKGVAINFVKNDDIRILRDIEQYYSTQIDEMPMNVADLI, translated from the exons ATGGCTGCTGCCGGGACACAGGGCAGGAAGAGGCTCCTGAGGGAGGAGGACATGACCAAGGTGGAGTTTGAGACCAGCGAGGAGGTGGACGTCACCCCTACCTTCGACACCATGGGTCTCCGGGAGGACCTGCTCCGCGGCATCTACGCCTACG GGTTTGAGAAACCGTCTGCGATCCAGCAGAGAGCGATCAAACAGATCATCAAAGGCAGAGACGTCATCGCTca GTCTCAGTCGGGAACAGGAAAGACGGCCACCTTCTGCGTGTCCGTGCTGCAGTGTCTCGACATCCAG GTGAGGGAGACTCAAGCGCTGATCCTCGCTCCGACCAGAGAGCTGGCTGGACAGATTCAGAAG gtgctGTTGGCTTTGGGAGATTACATGAACGTCCAGTGCCACGCCTGCATCGGAGGCACCAACGTTGGCGAGGACATCAGGAAGCTGGATTACGGACAGCACGTGGTCGCGGGGACGCCCGGGCGTGTGTTTG ATATGATTCGTCGCAGGAGTCTGAGGACGAGGGCGATCAAGATGCTGGTCCTGGACGAGGCAGACGAGATGCTCAACAAAG gtttcAAGGAGCAGATCTACGACGTGTATCGTTACCTTCCCCCGGCCACTCAGGTGTGTCTGATCAGCGCCACGCTGCCTCACGAGATCCTCGAGATGACCAACAAGTTCATGACCGACCCAATCCGCATCCTCGTCAAACG TGATGAGCTCACTCTAGAGGGGATCAAGCAGTTCTTCGTGGcggtggagagagaggagtggaaGTTTGACACTCTGTGTGATCTGTACGACACTCTGACCATCACACAGGCCGTCATCTTCTGCAACACCAAGAgaaag gtggaCTGGCTCACCGAGAAGATGAGGGAGGCGAACTTCACGGTGTCGTCGATGCACGGAGACATGcctcagaaagagagagagtccatCATGAAGGAGTTCAGATCAGGAGCCAG tcgGGTGCTGATCTCCACAGACGTGTGGGCTCGAGGTCTGGACGTCCCTCAGGTGTCTCTGATCATAAACTACGACCTGCCCAACAACAGAGAGCTCTACATCCACAG GATTGGTCGGTCCGGTCGTTACGGGCGTAAGGGTGTGGCCATCAACTTTGTGAAGAACGACGACATCAGGATCCTGCGTGACATTGAGCAGTACTACTCCACCCAGATCGACGAGATGCCCATGAACG TGGCCGACCTGATCTGA